A single genomic interval of Geotrypetes seraphini chromosome 1, aGeoSer1.1, whole genome shotgun sequence harbors:
- the LOC117368308 gene encoding olfactory receptor 5V1-like, producing the protein MGYVNGTVVLEFILLGNSYLLRSPKLLFTLLLVIYIMSLMGNSLIIYLVQMDSHLHTPMYFFLSNLSLLEILFTSTTIPTMLAVSLGQGKRVSVPGCLTQVFFLHFLGCTECFLLVVMAYDRYIAICRPLHYTLAMTKIFCFELAAVSWASGFLDALVLAILTSKLPFCGPNEVSSFFCDVPPLLKLACTDTQANEAMLSVAGSLLVLIPFILILVSYFQIISAILRISSSQARWKVFSTCASHLTVVSLFYGTVIFTYVRSSSGYSKDQDRLGSLVYTVLTPMLNPLIYSLRNHEVKEAIKKTVWGKIRTVPGLFRD; encoded by the coding sequence ATGGGATATGTTAATGGGACAGTTGTATTGGAATTCATCTTGCTGGGAAATTCATATCTTCTGCGCAGTCCAAAGCTCCTTTTCACACTGCTGCTGGTTATTTACATCATGAGCCTGATGGGAAACTCCCTCATCATCTACCTTGTTCAGATGGACTCTCATCTCCACACCCCTATGTACTTCTTCCTCTCCAACCTCTCCCTCCTGGAGATTCTATTCACCTCAACCACTATTCCCACCATGCTGGCCGTCTCCCTGGGCCAAGGGAAGAGAGTCTCTGTCCCAGGCTGCCTGACACAAGTCTTTTTCCTGCACTTCTTGGGCTGTACTGAATGTTTCTTGCTGGTTGTGATGGCCTATGATAGGTACATAGCCATCTGCAGACCTTTGCATTACACCTTGGCTATGACAAAGATCTTCTGCTTTGAGCTAGCTGCTGTTTCATGGGCTAGTGGTTTCTTAGATGCCTTGGTGTTGGCTATCTTAACTTCCAAATTACCCTTCTGTGGGCCCAATGAAGTATCCAGCTTCTTCTGTGATGTCCCACCACTATTGAAGCTTGCCTGCACAGACACCCAAGCTAATGAGGCAATGCTTAGTGTGGCAGGCTCGTTACTGGTGCTCATCCCATTCATTCTCATACTTGTATCTTATTTCCAAATCATCTCAGCCATATTGAGGATCAGCTCATCCCAAGCTCGCTGGAAGGTCTTTTCCACTTGTGCCTCTCACCTCACTGTGGTCAGTTTATTCTATGGAACAGTCATCTTCACCTATGTAAGATCTTCATCTGGTTATTCCAAAGACCAGGACAGACTAGGTTCTTTGGTGTATACAGTACTTACACCCATGCTAAATCCCCTTATTTACAGTTTGAGGAACCATGAAGTCAAAGAAGCTATAAAGAAGACCGTATGGGGAAAAATAAGGACTGTACCTGGATTGTTCAGagattga